One window of Sinorhizobium numidicum genomic DNA carries:
- a CDS encoding terminase large subunit, giving the protein MRFFEEKLKLSEGQFEGRPFLLHPSQAFKIGSIFGWMGPSGYRRFRRVYIEEGKGNGKSPFAGGIGLYGLTADKEPGAQCFAAAATKDQAQILFRDAVKMRGQSPDLLSRTTTSGGPGKEYNIAHLRSQSFFRPLSKEAGKTGSGLRPHFALCDEVHEHPDRGTMEMLERGFKFRQQPLLLMITNSGSDRNSVCWEEHEHAVRVAAGTREPDDDFTYVGEVIDDTTFAYVCALDQDDDPLENPSCWRKANPLLGTILTEEYLAGVVAQAKQMPGKLNGILRLHFCRWTDADKAWMTRSTVESVMDDFDPEAEHAGKELFCGADLSGSKDITVLACVVPTGFKEMEREDGTLVSLPTFDAWVEAWTPGDTLKVRAAADKAPYDLWVDQGWLNAPPGPRIRFDFVAARVQQLHQIFDIKGIAYDRYAYDKFREEVDALGVVVEHIAHPQGGKVRARPEPAKVDAAKAAGLPPPQGLWMPGSVSELENMIIDGRIRLRRSPVLITALMGATFDHDPQDNRWFVKSKATVRIDAAVALAIAIGLATDSVAAPVVATSPWEDPNFKIAVV; this is encoded by the coding sequence ATGCGCTTCTTTGAGGAGAAGCTGAAGCTAAGCGAAGGCCAGTTCGAAGGCCGGCCGTTCCTTCTCCACCCGTCGCAAGCCTTCAAGATTGGCTCGATATTCGGATGGATGGGGCCGAGCGGATACCGCCGCTTTCGTCGCGTCTACATCGAGGAAGGCAAAGGCAATGGCAAGAGCCCATTCGCGGGTGGCATCGGTCTTTATGGGCTAACTGCCGACAAGGAGCCCGGTGCGCAGTGCTTCGCGGCCGCAGCCACAAAGGATCAAGCCCAGATTCTATTCCGAGATGCGGTCAAGATGAGAGGTCAGTCTCCCGATCTTTTGAGTCGTACAACGACAAGCGGTGGGCCTGGCAAGGAATACAACATCGCGCATTTACGCAGCCAATCGTTCTTTCGCCCTCTCTCAAAAGAGGCTGGCAAGACTGGCTCTGGGTTGCGCCCGCATTTCGCGCTCTGCGACGAGGTGCACGAACACCCAGACCGCGGCACGATGGAAATGCTCGAGCGCGGCTTCAAGTTTCGGCAGCAACCGCTGCTGCTGATGATCACGAACTCTGGCAGCGATCGGAATTCGGTTTGTTGGGAGGAACACGAGCACGCGGTGCGCGTGGCGGCCGGCACACGCGAGCCCGACGATGATTTTACGTACGTCGGCGAAGTCATCGACGACACTACTTTCGCCTATGTTTGCGCGCTCGATCAGGATGACGATCCGCTCGAGAATCCGTCGTGTTGGAGGAAGGCGAATCCTCTCCTCGGCACCATTCTGACCGAGGAGTATCTGGCCGGTGTTGTAGCGCAGGCGAAGCAGATGCCGGGCAAGCTCAACGGCATTTTGCGGCTGCATTTCTGCAGGTGGACAGATGCCGACAAGGCCTGGATGACTCGCTCAACTGTCGAAAGCGTCATGGATGACTTCGACCCAGAGGCAGAACATGCCGGAAAGGAACTGTTCTGCGGCGCCGACTTGTCGGGCAGCAAGGACATCACAGTTTTGGCTTGTGTGGTGCCCACCGGCTTTAAGGAGATGGAGCGGGAAGACGGCACTTTGGTGAGCCTGCCAACTTTCGATGCATGGGTGGAGGCGTGGACGCCGGGTGACACGCTGAAGGTTAGGGCGGCGGCCGACAAAGCGCCTTACGATCTTTGGGTCGACCAAGGCTGGCTAAATGCTCCGCCGGGACCGCGTATTCGCTTCGACTTCGTTGCGGCACGTGTCCAGCAACTGCATCAGATATTCGACATCAAGGGCATAGCGTACGACCGCTACGCGTATGACAAGTTCCGCGAGGAAGTCGACGCTCTAGGCGTGGTGGTTGAGCACATCGCTCATCCGCAAGGCGGGAAGGTGAGGGCGCGGCCAGAACCGGCCAAAGTCGATGCGGCGAAGGCCGCGGGGCTGCCGCCACCTCAGGGGTTGTGGATGCCTGGCTCGGTTTCCGAGCTCGAAAATATGATCATCGACGGTCGCATCCGACTTCGTCGCAGTCCCGTCCTGATCACGGCGTTAATGGGCGCCACCTTCGATCACGACCCACAGGATAATCGTTGGTTCGTGAAATCGAAGGCAACCGTTCGTATCGATGCCGCGGTGGCACTTGCAATCGCAATCGGTCTGGCGACCGACAGCGTCGCTGCGCCTGTAGTTGCCACTTCCCCATGGGAAGATCCTAACTTCAAAATAGCGGTGGTTTAA
- a CDS encoding HNH endonuclease — protein MKTRNARAAWHHLYDTAKWKRLREGQLTAEPLCRFCLEVEEVTAADTVDHVKAHKGSVELFFEPSNLQSLCKSCHDTHKRRMELGKDVIRFSADGWPV, from the coding sequence ATGAAAACGCGAAACGCACGCGCCGCATGGCACCACCTTTACGACACTGCCAAATGGAAGAGACTGCGTGAAGGGCAACTGACGGCTGAGCCCCTATGCCGGTTCTGTCTCGAAGTCGAAGAAGTCACAGCGGCGGACACGGTGGACCACGTAAAGGCCCACAAGGGCAGCGTCGAACTGTTCTTCGAACCATCAAACCTTCAATCGCTCTGCAAGAGCTGCCACGACACCCACAAGCGGCGCATGGAGCTCGGCAAGGATGTCATCCGGTTTTCGGCTGACGGCTGGCCCGTTTGA
- a CDS encoding Panacea domain-containing protein, with amino-acid sequence MKDSRDVANYILQLAHDRGDSVTPMQLLKLTYIAHGWFYGIEGRPLICDPVEAWQYGPVIPRLYDEIKRYRGGAITSKIPRWRPDQLDADEKDIVKQVYDVYGKFTGPQLSNMTHAPGSPWHMTYEPGAFGRRISDDLIEEHYRRKASATA; translated from the coding sequence ATGAAGGATTCTCGTGACGTCGCCAACTACATCCTTCAGTTGGCCCATGATCGCGGTGATTCCGTCACCCCGATGCAGCTCTTGAAGCTGACGTACATAGCCCATGGATGGTTCTACGGTATCGAAGGTCGACCGCTCATTTGCGACCCCGTAGAGGCGTGGCAGTATGGGCCGGTTATCCCTCGGCTGTACGACGAAATAAAGCGGTATCGCGGCGGAGCGATAACGTCGAAGATTCCGCGGTGGCGGCCAGATCAGCTAGACGCTGACGAAAAAGATATCGTTAAGCAAGTCTATGATGTCTACGGCAAATTCACAGGCCCGCAGCTCTCCAACATGACGCATGCCCCAGGCAGCCCCTGGCACATGACTTACGAACCTGGTGCCTTCGGTCGTCGAATTTCGGATGACCTTATCGAAGAGCACTACAGGCGGAAGGCGAGTGCCACTGCGTGA
- a CDS encoding AAA family ATPase: protein MQTRPAVQLDPRAIAAALGGTARGNQISAPAPGHSKRDRSLRVLLDPTAPEGFIVHPLAGEDPIEMRDYVRTRAGLPDWEPEHAAKPQPTAHLRLVKKAEPPKAFSDWHLTSRGFSHVATYDYTSADGEVLFEVLRYEHPTQPKSFLQRRPDGDGGYLSGRGEPLLYRLHELATNTDDPVFAVEGEKDADRLASLGYLATTVPNGSWPEDLTALSGRKVYVLADNDAAGDKKAKTALQNLQGIAVVARIDLPGLPPKGDVSDWLDAGHTVEELESICSSAPPIAANDNDPLPAAPLSIFEWPVSRFVGEPPAVDYLVDGVIPLGVPGMVSAMGDTGKSFALLELHRRVAFGQGTFAPDVFGGKVTAIGTSVMITSEDDAGEVHRRISALDAKAERFGPAGQKMIVVPLPSAGGARAFWRDDKKKGLIETDDFLRICDQLRTINDLRLVTFDPLASFAHLALNEDPAAGQFVCTSLSRLATETGATVLVAHHMRKTQKPIENLGDARDAIRGSTALVDGLRLAYAMWPADEARAKRVCKSLGQEYVANKVVLGGVVKANGPAKRMVSTLVRNEFGLLIDRTSGIGAAAPAQDDLLGALIVAVEAAAASGHPFTRTGATGLYAMRDRLPTELRDVSRHRLEGLAATAIESGRIQLCLATGTTAKWLDVPGGQFAIGLGEFRKGAAR from the coding sequence ATGCAGACCAGACCCGCCGTTCAGCTTGACCCCCGAGCGATTGCCGCCGCGCTTGGCGGCACAGCCCGCGGCAACCAGATCTCCGCCCCCGCGCCAGGCCATTCAAAGCGCGATCGCTCGCTCCGCGTCCTTCTCGACCCTACTGCCCCCGAGGGCTTCATCGTTCATCCGCTTGCAGGTGAGGATCCGATCGAGATGCGAGACTACGTGCGCACCAGGGCCGGTTTGCCCGACTGGGAGCCGGAGCACGCCGCAAAACCGCAGCCGACGGCGCACCTACGCTTGGTCAAGAAAGCCGAGCCACCGAAGGCGTTCTCTGATTGGCACCTGACTTCTCGCGGGTTTAGCCACGTTGCCACTTACGACTACACGAGCGCTGACGGCGAGGTACTGTTTGAGGTTCTTCGGTACGAGCATCCAACCCAGCCAAAATCCTTCTTGCAACGTCGACCAGACGGAGATGGCGGCTATCTCTCTGGGCGAGGCGAGCCGCTTCTCTATCGCCTGCACGAACTTGCAACCAACACCGATGATCCCGTCTTCGCCGTGGAGGGCGAAAAGGACGCCGATCGCCTGGCCTCGCTTGGATATTTGGCGACGACGGTGCCAAACGGTTCGTGGCCAGAGGACCTGACAGCCCTAAGCGGTCGCAAGGTTTACGTGCTGGCGGACAATGACGCTGCCGGTGACAAGAAGGCGAAGACGGCACTCCAAAACCTACAAGGCATCGCCGTTGTCGCGCGCATCGACCTTCCTGGCTTGCCGCCGAAAGGCGACGTGAGTGACTGGCTAGATGCCGGACACACCGTCGAGGAGTTGGAGAGCATTTGTTCGTCAGCCCCGCCCATTGCCGCTAACGACAATGATCCGCTTCCTGCTGCACCGCTGTCGATTTTCGAATGGCCGGTTAGCCGCTTCGTCGGCGAACCGCCAGCGGTTGATTATCTTGTCGATGGAGTAATCCCGCTTGGCGTTCCCGGCATGGTGTCCGCCATGGGGGATACTGGGAAGTCGTTCGCTCTTCTCGAGCTTCATCGGCGCGTCGCCTTCGGGCAGGGCACCTTCGCTCCCGACGTCTTCGGCGGCAAGGTTACGGCTATAGGCACGTCAGTGATGATTACCAGCGAGGACGACGCCGGCGAAGTGCATCGGCGCATTTCAGCGCTTGACGCGAAAGCGGAACGGTTCGGCCCCGCGGGACAAAAGATGATCGTCGTCCCGCTCCCTTCTGCCGGTGGCGCGAGGGCGTTCTGGCGCGACGATAAGAAGAAGGGTCTCATCGAGACAGACGACTTCCTCCGCATTTGCGACCAGTTACGCACCATCAATGATCTCCGGCTGGTGACTTTCGACCCGTTAGCGAGCTTTGCCCATCTCGCGCTGAACGAAGACCCGGCGGCTGGCCAGTTCGTCTGCACGTCGCTCAGTCGCTTGGCAACGGAAACGGGCGCGACGGTTCTCGTCGCGCACCACATGCGTAAGACGCAAAAACCAATCGAAAATCTCGGCGACGCGCGTGACGCGATTCGCGGCAGTACCGCACTCGTTGATGGACTCCGCTTGGCATACGCGATGTGGCCTGCTGACGAGGCGAGGGCGAAGAGGGTCTGCAAATCACTGGGTCAAGAATACGTGGCCAACAAAGTCGTTCTCGGTGGCGTCGTAAAAGCCAACGGTCCCGCCAAGCGAATGGTCAGCACCTTAGTGCGGAACGAGTTCGGCCTGCTAATCGACAGGACTTCGGGCATCGGTGCCGCGGCGCCGGCACAAGATGACCTCCTCGGCGCTTTGATCGTTGCCGTTGAGGCGGCCGCGGCGTCGGGTCACCCCTTCACCAGGACCGGGGCAACCGGGCTGTACGCCATGCGCGATCGCCTCCCCACCGAGCTCCGTGACGTATCGCGACACCGCCTGGAGGGGCTCGCTGCGACGGCGATCGAAAGCGGCAGAATCCAGCTTTGCCTTGCCACCGGCACCACTGCGAAGTGGCTCGATGTGCCGGGTGGCCAGTTCGCCATTGGTCTCGGTGAGTTCAGGAAGGGAGCCGCACGATAA